The following proteins are co-located in the Salvelinus fontinalis isolate EN_2023a chromosome 41, ASM2944872v1, whole genome shotgun sequence genome:
- the LOC129840647 gene encoding autophagy-related protein 9A-like isoform X1 gives MAAHFDTEYQRLEASYSDSPPGEENLLVHIPDGNKSPWHHIENLDLFFQRVYNLHQKNGFTCMLLGEVFELVQLLFVVGFTVFLANCVDYDILFANKFVNHTDSSKVTLPDAFLPVDVCSASIRDNVTVMFVLMISGVFWLHRLIKFIYNVCCYWEIRSFYTNALKMSMAELPYFTWQEVQARIVEIQKEHQICIHKKELTELDIYHRILRFKNYMVAMVNKSLLPVRFRPPLLGESVFYTRGLKYNFELILFWGPGSLFESEWSLKPQYKRGGNRLELADKLASRILWIGIANLLLCPVVLVWQILYAFFSYTEVIKREPGSLGARCWSLYGRCYFRHFNELDHELMSRLSKGYKASSRYMNCFLSSLLTVVAKNVAFFAGSLLAVLIALTIYDEDVLAVEHVLSSITLLGVCITVCRSFIPDKHLVYCPEQLLRVILAHIHYMPDHWQGNAHRYETRDQFSQLFQYKAVFILEELISPLVTPFILIFSLRRKSLEIIDFFRNFTVEVVGVGDTCSFAQMDIRQHGHPAWMSEGKTEASIYQQAEDGKTELSLMHFAITNPQWQPPTETTHFISQLKERVQREATGDRHTLTSLSESAPRSLIANFLAGPPSLASLHLGQDGFLTNHGAVGVSDGASALRSLSVSSMRGSCSSAHRSAGHASSASRAMAGSSTDARTASSGSSVWEGQLTSLVLSEYASTEMSIHTLYIHELHKQQSGGELSRHTWHRQDSDDSSDSITEEGGSGSGNTNLRNPIPRSHTFPISTPISTPGPIPSSNSGPNPDRGTTPGQEVAPLQSNSQRRYGGNTNSVGPGGRVVSSARVPMGGWAEEGRGGRHPDTVPEEGSEDDMPPNIHKVT, from the exons ATGGCGGCACACTTTGACACAGAGTACCAGCGCCTAGAGGCTTCATACAGCGACTCTCCACCCGGAGAGGAGAACCTACTGGTGCACATACCTGATGGAAACAAGT CCCCGTGGCACCACATAGAGAATTTGGACCTGTTCTTCCAGAGG GTCTATAACCTGCACCAGAAGAATGGCTTCACCTGTATGCTGCTGGGAGAGGTCTTTGAGCTGGT TCAGTTGCTGTTTGTGGTAGGGTTCACCGTCTTCTTGGCTAACTGTGTGGACTATGACATTCTGTTCGCTAACAAGTTTGTCAACCACACCGACTCCTCCAAAGTCACTCTGCCTGACGCCTTCCTGCCTGTGGACGTCTGCAGTGCAAG TATCCGTGACAACGTGACAGTGATGTTtgtgttgatgatatctggagtGTTCTGGCTGCATCGCCTCATCAAGTTCATATACAACGTCTGCTGCTACTGGGAGATACGCTCCTTTTACACCAACGCACTCAAGATGagcatg GCAGAGCTGCCATACTTCACATGGCAGGAGGTTCAGGCCCGGATCGTTGAGATCCAGAAGGAACACCAGATCTGTATCCACAAGAAAGAACTCACAGAACTGGACATATACCACCGTATCCTGCGCTTCAAAAactacatg GTTGCCATGGTAAATAAGTCCCTCCTTCCTGTGCGTTTCCGCCCGCCACTGCTCGGGGAGAGTGTGTTTTACACCCGCGGCCTCAAGTACAACTTTGAACTCATCCTCTTCTGGGggccag GCTCTCTGTTTGAGAGTGAGTGGAGTTTGAAGCCGCAGTATAAGAGAGGTGGTAACAGGTTGGAGCTGGCAGACAAACTGGCATCACGTATACTGTGGATCGGCATCGCTAACCTCTTACTCTGTCCTGTCGTACTGGTCTGGCAAATACTGTATGCCTTCTTCAGCTATACAGAg gtgataaAGCGTGAGCCAGGTAGTTTGGGAGCGAGGTGTTGGTCTCTGTACGGTCGATGTTACTTTCGCCACTTCAATGAGCTCGACCACGAACTGATGTCACGGCTCAGCAAGGGCTACAAA GCGTCCTCTAGGTATAtgaactgcttcctgtcctcGTTGCTGACGGTGGTGGCTAAGAACGTGGCGTTTTTTGCTGGCTCCCTATTGGCTGTCCTCATTGCTCTGACCATCTACGACGAAGACGTCCTCGCCGTGGAACACGTCCTGTCATCCATCACCCTGCTGGGAGTGTGTATCACtgtctgcag gtCTTTTATCCCAGATAAACACCTGGTTTACTGTCCAGAGCAGCTGCTCAGGGTGATTCTGGCTCACATCCACTACATGCCAGACCACTGGCAGGGCAACGCTCATCGCTACGAGACACGAGACCAGTTCTCACAGCTCTTCCAGTACAAGGCT GTGTTTATCCTAGAGGAGCTGATCAGCCCCCTGGTGACTCCCTTCATCTTGATCTTCAGTCTGAGGAGGAAGTCTCTGGAGATCATTGACTTCTTCAGGAACTTCACCGTGGAGGTGGTAGGGGTGGGAGATACCTGCTCCTTCGCTCAGATGGACATCAGACAGCACGGACACCCCGcg TGGATGTCTGAGGGGAAGACAGAGGCATCTATTTACCAACAGGCGGAGGATGGAAAGACTGAGCTTTCCCTGATGCATTTTGCCATCACCAACCCCCAGTGGCAGCCCCCCACTGAGACCACTCACTTCATCAGCCAGCTGaaggagagagtacagagagaggctACAGGAGACAGACACACTCTCACCTCACTGTCAGAGTCAGCG CCAAGGAGTCTGATAGCTAACTTCCTGGCAGGTCCCCCCTCATTGGCCTCTCTTCATCTGGGGCAGGACGGCTTCTTGACCAATCACGGGGCGGTGGGTGTTAGCGACGGGGCGTCAGCCTTGCGCTCCCTCTCAGTCAGCAGCATGAGGGGCAGCTGTAGCTCCGCCCATAGGTCAGCCGGACACGCTTCTTCTGCAAGCAGAGCCATGGCGGGATCAAG tactgaTGCTCGAACTGCTAGTTCAGGCAGTAGTGTGTGGGAAGGTCAACTGACAAGTCTTGTCCTATCAGAATACGCCTCCACGGAGATGAGCATCCACACACTCTATATACATgag CTCCATAAGCAGCAGTCTGGAGGGGAGTTGTCCCGGCACACCTGGCACAGGCAGGACAGTGACGACAGTAGTGACAGCATCACCGAGGAGGGGGGTTCAGGGTCAGGGAACACTAACCTCCGAAACCCCATCCCCCGCTCACACACCTTCCCTATCTCCACCCCTATCTCCACCCCTGGCCCTATCCCCAGCTCTAACTCGGGCCCTAACCCTGACCGAGGTACCACTCCGGGACAGGAAGTGGCACCACTCCAGAGCAACAGCCAGCGTCGCTACGGGGGGAACACGA ACTCTGTCGGCCCTGGGGGCAGAGTGGTGAGTTCGGCGCGTGTGCCCATGGGGGGTTGGGCAGAGGAGGGACGAGGAGGCCGACACCCCGACACTGTACCTGAGGAGGGCTCAGAGGACGACATGCCTCCCAACATACACAAG GTGACGTAA
- the LOC129840647 gene encoding autophagy-related protein 9A-like isoform X2 encodes MLLGEVFELVQLLFVVGFTVFLANCVDYDILFANKFVNHTDSSKVTLPDAFLPVDVCSASIRDNVTVMFVLMISGVFWLHRLIKFIYNVCCYWEIRSFYTNALKMSMAELPYFTWQEVQARIVEIQKEHQICIHKKELTELDIYHRILRFKNYMVAMVNKSLLPVRFRPPLLGESVFYTRGLKYNFELILFWGPGSLFESEWSLKPQYKRGGNRLELADKLASRILWIGIANLLLCPVVLVWQILYAFFSYTEVIKREPGSLGARCWSLYGRCYFRHFNELDHELMSRLSKGYKASSRYMNCFLSSLLTVVAKNVAFFAGSLLAVLIALTIYDEDVLAVEHVLSSITLLGVCITVCRSFIPDKHLVYCPEQLLRVILAHIHYMPDHWQGNAHRYETRDQFSQLFQYKAVFILEELISPLVTPFILIFSLRRKSLEIIDFFRNFTVEVVGVGDTCSFAQMDIRQHGHPAWMSEGKTEASIYQQAEDGKTELSLMHFAITNPQWQPPTETTHFISQLKERVQREATGDRHTLTSLSESAPRSLIANFLAGPPSLASLHLGQDGFLTNHGAVGVSDGASALRSLSVSSMRGSCSSAHRSAGHASSASRAMAGSSTDARTASSGSSVWEGQLTSLVLSEYASTEMSIHTLYIHELHKQQSGGELSRHTWHRQDSDDSSDSITEEGGSGSGNTNLRNPIPRSHTFPISTPISTPGPIPSSNSGPNPDRGTTPGQEVAPLQSNSQRRYGGNTNSVGPGGRVVSSARVPMGGWAEEGRGGRHPDTVPEEGSEDDMPPNIHKVT; translated from the exons ATGCTGCTGGGAGAGGTCTTTGAGCTGGT TCAGTTGCTGTTTGTGGTAGGGTTCACCGTCTTCTTGGCTAACTGTGTGGACTATGACATTCTGTTCGCTAACAAGTTTGTCAACCACACCGACTCCTCCAAAGTCACTCTGCCTGACGCCTTCCTGCCTGTGGACGTCTGCAGTGCAAG TATCCGTGACAACGTGACAGTGATGTTtgtgttgatgatatctggagtGTTCTGGCTGCATCGCCTCATCAAGTTCATATACAACGTCTGCTGCTACTGGGAGATACGCTCCTTTTACACCAACGCACTCAAGATGagcatg GCAGAGCTGCCATACTTCACATGGCAGGAGGTTCAGGCCCGGATCGTTGAGATCCAGAAGGAACACCAGATCTGTATCCACAAGAAAGAACTCACAGAACTGGACATATACCACCGTATCCTGCGCTTCAAAAactacatg GTTGCCATGGTAAATAAGTCCCTCCTTCCTGTGCGTTTCCGCCCGCCACTGCTCGGGGAGAGTGTGTTTTACACCCGCGGCCTCAAGTACAACTTTGAACTCATCCTCTTCTGGGggccag GCTCTCTGTTTGAGAGTGAGTGGAGTTTGAAGCCGCAGTATAAGAGAGGTGGTAACAGGTTGGAGCTGGCAGACAAACTGGCATCACGTATACTGTGGATCGGCATCGCTAACCTCTTACTCTGTCCTGTCGTACTGGTCTGGCAAATACTGTATGCCTTCTTCAGCTATACAGAg gtgataaAGCGTGAGCCAGGTAGTTTGGGAGCGAGGTGTTGGTCTCTGTACGGTCGATGTTACTTTCGCCACTTCAATGAGCTCGACCACGAACTGATGTCACGGCTCAGCAAGGGCTACAAA GCGTCCTCTAGGTATAtgaactgcttcctgtcctcGTTGCTGACGGTGGTGGCTAAGAACGTGGCGTTTTTTGCTGGCTCCCTATTGGCTGTCCTCATTGCTCTGACCATCTACGACGAAGACGTCCTCGCCGTGGAACACGTCCTGTCATCCATCACCCTGCTGGGAGTGTGTATCACtgtctgcag gtCTTTTATCCCAGATAAACACCTGGTTTACTGTCCAGAGCAGCTGCTCAGGGTGATTCTGGCTCACATCCACTACATGCCAGACCACTGGCAGGGCAACGCTCATCGCTACGAGACACGAGACCAGTTCTCACAGCTCTTCCAGTACAAGGCT GTGTTTATCCTAGAGGAGCTGATCAGCCCCCTGGTGACTCCCTTCATCTTGATCTTCAGTCTGAGGAGGAAGTCTCTGGAGATCATTGACTTCTTCAGGAACTTCACCGTGGAGGTGGTAGGGGTGGGAGATACCTGCTCCTTCGCTCAGATGGACATCAGACAGCACGGACACCCCGcg TGGATGTCTGAGGGGAAGACAGAGGCATCTATTTACCAACAGGCGGAGGATGGAAAGACTGAGCTTTCCCTGATGCATTTTGCCATCACCAACCCCCAGTGGCAGCCCCCCACTGAGACCACTCACTTCATCAGCCAGCTGaaggagagagtacagagagaggctACAGGAGACAGACACACTCTCACCTCACTGTCAGAGTCAGCG CCAAGGAGTCTGATAGCTAACTTCCTGGCAGGTCCCCCCTCATTGGCCTCTCTTCATCTGGGGCAGGACGGCTTCTTGACCAATCACGGGGCGGTGGGTGTTAGCGACGGGGCGTCAGCCTTGCGCTCCCTCTCAGTCAGCAGCATGAGGGGCAGCTGTAGCTCCGCCCATAGGTCAGCCGGACACGCTTCTTCTGCAAGCAGAGCCATGGCGGGATCAAG tactgaTGCTCGAACTGCTAGTTCAGGCAGTAGTGTGTGGGAAGGTCAACTGACAAGTCTTGTCCTATCAGAATACGCCTCCACGGAGATGAGCATCCACACACTCTATATACATgag CTCCATAAGCAGCAGTCTGGAGGGGAGTTGTCCCGGCACACCTGGCACAGGCAGGACAGTGACGACAGTAGTGACAGCATCACCGAGGAGGGGGGTTCAGGGTCAGGGAACACTAACCTCCGAAACCCCATCCCCCGCTCACACACCTTCCCTATCTCCACCCCTATCTCCACCCCTGGCCCTATCCCCAGCTCTAACTCGGGCCCTAACCCTGACCGAGGTACCACTCCGGGACAGGAAGTGGCACCACTCCAGAGCAACAGCCAGCGTCGCTACGGGGGGAACACGA ACTCTGTCGGCCCTGGGGGCAGAGTGGTGAGTTCGGCGCGTGTGCCCATGGGGGGTTGGGCAGAGGAGGGACGAGGAGGCCGACACCCCGACACTGTACCTGAGGAGGGCTCAGAGGACGACATGCCTCCCAACATACACAAG GTGACGTAA